The Microtus pennsylvanicus isolate mMicPen1 chromosome 5, mMicPen1.hap1, whole genome shotgun sequence DNA segment TTGGCTTCCAAACGTGAGCGTGCCGTGTATCTGTAAACCCCACCCCAACTCTGGTCTAAGGAGGGCATCAGATATGGAGTGTTCGGTGTTTGGGtgctagatcctctggaagagtggtaaGCAATCTGAATCGCTGAGTATTCcgtctccagccccctcaaagaACCTGAAGTTTAGTAGTAAATTGTTAAAACAATCAGGAAAATACGACGAATGAACAGTAAAGATAGGCATGAagactgggctgtggtggcgcacacctttaatcccagctctcaggaggcagagggaggtggatttctgtgaatttgaggtcagccaggtccacggagcgagttccaggacagtcaagactgttacacaatgaaaccctgtgtggggggggagtggagAAGAGGTGAGAAAGTGTGAAAATACAGAAAAGGGTCCTGACTGACTGGAATAATCAGAAAAGCTTTCCTACATTTATTTAATAAGGTTCCATGCAGAGCCgcaaaggaaagaagaatacTTGTCTTTGGAGGATGGCAAGGATTTCTGGAGCAGTAGGAAAGAAGCTTGGTAGAGACCAACGTAATTGCAGAGAAAGAGTGGAAAATGCggtatttttaagagaaaattttgCTCTAGTGCCGCAGTATGATATTAGATGAGGGTTAGTGTCTTGACTGCGAGTGTCCACTTGGGGGTGCTGTTTCAAAACAGCGGCGACTTGAACTAAGGTGAAAGGAAAGTGCAGCAGGTAGAACGTCAAACAAAGAAAGCGGTCTAACATTTggacaaataaacacaaacagaGTGATACGCAAATGTTAACTCTCTCCCTTACTACTGCGTACTCGGCAACTTAGTCTCTGACAGTGCCACAAAACTGAGCCCTACAATCCTCCTTGGGCTCAGACCAGCTTATCTCCCTTTAGAGACTACTATTCCCAGGAACCCTCGAGGGAGGTCAGGGTCCCTGTCCTCTTCCAGGGTGCAAGAGTGGTCCGCCGCATGGCcttctgggagttgtagttctgcAGTGTCCTTCGGGAGTTGTAGTTCCCTTCCCACAATCGGCTGGGCGAGGCGGCGCCGGCGATCAGAGCTGCGCTGGGTGTTCAGGGGCCAAGATGGCGGCGCGCCGGGGACGGAGAGACCGAGTCGCGCCGCCTCCGACCGGGGGCCCGGGTCCTGACCCTGGCGGTGGAGTTCGCGGCGGCGGTTGGACGAGTTGGAGCCAAGCGCCGTATGGGACCGTGGGCACCGTGAGCGCCGCGGAGCAGGTGAGAGCGTGGCCGGCGGCCCGCGGCTGGCAGCAAAGCGGCGTGTGCCGGGCGGTGACACGTGGACGCCACAGGAAAGGGAGGAAGCACTTGCGTGCCGATGCTGCGGGAGCTGGGTAGGGTTGAGAGCACCTAAGTCGTTTGCTGGGGGTTCACCAGCAGAGGTAGGAACCCTGCGGCGACTCCTGGGGACGCCTGATGGACAGAGTCGGGCGTCGGAAACGTGGCCCTTGCTGGGGCGGCAGGCATTCGGGATTGGACTGGAAGGCTAAGACTCCTTTCTAAGGATGCCGGAGAGAGCTCCACCAGCTTGGCGCCGTAGTTCCTTTTTCGGAGCACGTGGGGTGTGGGGGAGACGATTTTCCCGGGAGAActtgtctgctccccctccccctaggCGGCGCGGGCGCCCACGTGGGTAGGGCTTGCCGCCGGGGCGGGGGGAACCCGGGGCGCGGGTCCACGTGGGGGCGGGGAAGGGATGTCCACGTGGCTCCTGTCCCAGGCTGTCGGGCATCTAGTCTCCGCGCTGGAGCCGCACTGCCGGGAACTGGGTGTGTCTCAGCTGCTCCCGCCATCTCTGGCCTGTGCTGGGGACCTCTGGCCTGGAGGTAGGGGCTGCTACAGGCAACTTTTCTCAGAGCCTTAGGAGAGTTTTTTCCCTCTTGCGTGGGTCTACAACGCCTTCCGTCGGTGGATGGTGGACTTTGCAGATGTTCTCGAAGCGCGACTTCCTAGAAATGTCAGTGTGAGGCGAGGGTTGGAGGACTGAGCTGAAGGGCAGTGGAGGAATGAGTTCGTTGAGGCTTCTGTCTGACCGGCTCGGAGTAGGTTGAGTCACAAGACACTGGCGGTTTTGATTGCCTGAAGTCCTTCGTCTGTGATTCAAGGGTCATGGGAATGTCAGTTTACCTGGACCTAGCTTAATTTGtcctctcacttttttttttttgcatcttatTTTTTGGAGGAGATGGTTAAGGCATGCTCCTCCGAACTCACAGATACAACTGCTTGTgagttgtgtctgtgtgaggctttttgaaatttttgatgGAGATAGGAAAAGTTTTACGTGGTTTGAAAACTATTAAATATTAGTTGAATATTTAATGGGGGTCAGGAAGAATTCTGTACATGTGTTTACTTCAGTTCTCCTTACTTAAGAGGGTTTTTATCCTGCCCTTCATGGTGGGATTCCAAAAATGTTCAACCATGTTGACAGTGAGTGAGCAGGAATTGTGTTCTTGAAGCAGTTTAAGCAGAGTCCTTGACagcacacacccccacccccacaaacacAAGTGAAAGTTGGGTTGCAGGCTTCCCAGTAATACAAGGTCCCACAGAACGGCCTAGAGGATAATGACTTTGGGATCAATTACTCTTTTCCTCCAACTTGTAAGAGGTCCCATCTTTTGTGTGCTGTTCACATCACCATCTGGGAGAAACAGCAGGGATCCAAGATTGAGCTCTAATGTGTTAGATAGTCCGCCAACCCAGTAGTTATCGAGGTGCCGTATGTTTACGAGCAGATGTGTTGCTAAACCACGCAGATGTGATCCGTGCGGTCTTCGGTTTAACTCAGGGTGGGCAGATAATGAGTGCttgtgggagagagaaggaaagtgcAGTTTCTTGAGGGTTGTGCAGTCATCAGTAGTAATCTTACTTGAAGAGTGTGTGAATGGAAGAGACCCCCAAGACTGAACTGTGAGACACTTTCATCAGAGGAATGGTCTGTGAAGACCAAAGGTATGGCTCTTAGAGAAGAACTGAGACCCGCCTACCAGAAGGGTGGAATGGGAGAAGATGAGCAGGCGAAGAGACTGGCTGGAAGAGCAGAGCATAAGCCATTATAAGGAGTTTAAATCCATTGCTAAGAGCTGTAAGATACCACTgaagggattttgtttgtttggttggtttttttcaagacagtgtttctctgtagtatTGGCTGTCCCAGAATTTGCTCGGTAGAACAGAtcaacctgcctttgcctcctgagtgctgagatcaaagatggcagcacacacacccctccccccatagCTTTTGAAGAGACTAATGATGGTCCTAGGACATGACTTGATGGTCCTAGAAATGACAGTTTTTGTTGCTTGGGATTCAACTATATGTTAGTGTCTAGATAAAGTGCCTGGACTGGGCTTAGAGGTAGGAGAATCAAAAGTTTAAGGTTTTAGCCTGGTGGAGGTGGTCtgtacctataatctcagcactgaggagatagaggcaggggaatatctgtgagttcaaggccaacctagtctacagttTCAGAATAGAGGGCAGTTTAAGGATAGCTTTGGTTACATAGCAAgtgcaagaccagcctgagctacatgataTTTTTGTCTCCAAAAACTAGATTTAAAGTTGGCTTTGAATTCTGGATGAGCAAACTTGGTGTGAGAAAGCCAACTGAGAGGCTGCTGGAGTTCAGAGTGTTAGTGGGGAGCATGCTTTGTCTTGGACTCAGCCTTGGTTGATCTGGACCCCCTGGAATCTACCTTCCCTAGGGATTGTGCAGAGTATGGGTGAAGTGGTTCAAGGGAGATAGATGACTCCATCTTAGCCTCCAGCACCTGCTGAGAGGAGGTGGAGATGATGGTTTACAGGGCTGGACCAGTCTGGCCTGggctggagaagggaggaggcagatgCAAGCTACTGCTCACCTATGACTGTTTGCTGAGCCAGGTGCTATTCAGCTTCTGGTTCTAATTACAGGACTGAAGATCTAGGTGGGAGGGGTTAGTCCCTAAAACCTGCTGCCTTTTCACAGCAGCTCTGGGCCTAGACTCCTAGAGCGTCCTCAACCAGCCTTTCCTCCCTGGGCCCTGCAGCTCCAACTCTGAAGAGGATTGGGTGTATCGAGAGGTGTGATCTTTTTCTTTGGAAGAGTCCAAGTACCTCCTCATCTCCCTTTGCTGCAGAAGGGCGTCTTGTTTGTCTGTTGGATTCTGCCCCCAGCCTTTACACCACACTTCCAAAAGCACATATGCATAGTTGGGGCTCTGGCCTCACCAGTTCCATTTTGGGCCTTGCCCATTCCCTGTCTGTGACACTTAACAGGTCTGGGCGGGTCCTGCTTCATGACAAAGCTTAAGATACTGCTAGTTCACAGAAGCATTCGAGGCGGGGCCTCCATCTGTGGAATCAGGCTTTCTCTCTAGCTCCCATTTGGTAGGGGTGGTGAAGAGTTTCTTCCCTTAGAACTGCTTTCAACATATTGTGGCTCACCATTGGGTCTACTGGTGTAGCTCAGTTACAGTCTTAGAGTGGGCTCCAGCTCCAAAGAACAGGGAGTGTGGATCTTGTATACAAGATGTTGTAAGGCATAATGGGTAAGGAGTGGGGATAGGCCCAGAAgaatataagtgaatacatggATGCAATCCTAAGTATTATTTGCACCAAATGAGTTGGAATctattattttcctcttttaagaAGAGTAATTTTcttcctagcactctggaggcagagactggcagatagatctctgagttcgaggccagcttggtctaaagagcaagttccaagacaggctccaaagctacagagaaaccctgtcttgaaaaaccaaaatcaaacaaacaaaaagtacagagaaatcctgtcttgaagaaaagaaaaaagaaaaacttaaacaaCAAAAAGGTTTTTGGGGGCTCTTGTTTTGGTGTGAGAAACTCTACCTTGTGAGTTCAGGGGACTGGACAGAGAAGTTGAGCCATTTCCATGGCCCAGGGTTATGTTAGGGATTTGACAGGATAGGCAGGATGTGGTTGTCAGGAGGTTGAAAGattgaaaagaatatttttgagCTGGTGTGAGACGAGATCAGCCTGGGTGAGGGAGGCCTAAAAGGTCCTCTTTAAAGCCTGGGattggagctcagtccagaacAGAAGCCTAAGGGGGCCTGGGGTGAATTGTGAGTTAGAAGCTTAACTcccctgacttttcttttttctctggtACCTTTCCCACTGACAGCagatgacttttgttttgttttttcgagacagtgtagctctagctgccctggaactcactccactctgtagaccaggttggccttgagcacAGAAACAGTACTGCCTCTGCATCCCTTGCTGGGAGTAAAGGAGTGAACTGCTGCCCACCTAGCAgataacttttttgttgttgttgtttgtttttcaagccagggtttctctgtagctttagaacctgttctggaactagctcttgtagtttaggctggcctcgaactcacggagattgccctgtgcctcctgaatgctgggattaaaggtgtgggccaccttCCGCCCAGCACAGATaacttcttaagatttatttcagccaggctgtggtggctaATGCCTggacaatcccagcacttgggaggcgcggggcaatctctgagttcaaggccagcctggacctacaaagctagttcctggatagccaaggctatgagaaaccttatcttgaaccaaatgtttatttactctttgtggtagggttttttgtttgttttgcttttgtttttgtttttggagacagggtttctctcaatagctttggagtctgtcctggaacttgctctgtaggccaggttggcctcgaattcacagagctccaagtgctggaattaaggcatgcaccaccaccgccctgcatgACGGGGTACAGGGTTTCTTAAATAGATCAGTTTGGTCTGAAATTCACatacaatccttctgcctcagtttttcCAGTGTTtgtgttacaggtgtgtgctaccttaagcagtccagcacttgggaggcagaggcaggcagatatttgaggccagcctgctcttgaaaacaagttccaggacagccagggctacatagagaaactctctATCTCCTAAAAGCCTTTATtatcatcattgccatcatcatAGTGTGAGCGTGGGTGAAGGAGTCCTTTGGAGTACGTGTGGGTCagtgagaggacaactttgtggagttgtttCTTTCCTACACCTCTGTGGGTTTGGGGGATTCAATTCCAGTAGGCTTTTGAAGTAAGTACTTTTACTTGCTAGCCAATCTTGATCTTTCTGATGTTCTTACTCTCCAGTTTGATAACGTCTCATGGCTCCAGCTGTTTGTGGGTAGAGTCTGAACTCCGCTCTGCCCAGAACACTGCCAGCCTTGTTGGTGCTTTTGCTTCTGGCTTATACCTCTTTGCCTAGCTAGTCTAGATCTTAGACCATGGTGGTGATGCTGCTGTTTGAGCCCATTGGTGGAGGGCTGGATGTCTGATTTTAATGGGGTTTAGTTAGCTGCTTTCCAAAGGACTTGGGTCTTTCTGACTCACTCTTTCCCTCTTTTGCCTCAGGTCCATGAGGAGGGGGACGACTCTAGCTTTGTCAGTCTTTCTCGACTGGGCCCATCTCTGAGGGATAAAGACCTGGAAATGGAGGAGCTGATACTGCAGGATGAGACACTACTGGGGACTATGCAGAGCTACATGGATGCCTCCCTCATCTCCCTCATCGAGGATTTTGGGAGTCTTGGAGAGGTGAACTGGGGCAAGGCTTGGAGTTCTCTAGACAGGATCTTTGCATGGGCTGTTCTGTCTCCTAATATCTGTGGAGTTGTTTTAGACATGGCTTTGTTTCCAGATCCTTGGCCTATCGGGAAGCTGAGTATTTGAAAGATGTTTTGTGTGGGTCGAGTTAGACTGCAGAATGTCAGACAAGTGCATGAAGGGATGCCTTTAGCTTGGAGCATGCTCCAAAGCTTATCTCCTTTCAGGCTCTTTGACCTATATGTCCAGGAGGTCCTGGTCTGCTTTTGAGCCTAATACTGGTCTAGCCCAGGATAGGTTTCTGAACATCTTACCTCTTACCTGAATGTGAGAATGTGAAGCCCAAGCTAAGAGTCAGTTTAATAGGTCTCTGTTAGCACTGGAGTTGAGTGGGTAGGAAAAGATGGGAGCCCATGcgacctggaactcagatcctTCTTGCTGGGAGGTTAATTCTCTTGGCATCTAGTTATTTTTGTGGCTTAGTAGGTTATTAGAGATCTTGGGGGGACCCCTTTTCTTTCTGGAGCAGAGCAGGTTATCTCTGGAAGACCAGAATGAAATGTCGCTGCTCACAGCTCTGACAGAGATCTTGGACAACGCAGATTCTGAGAACCTGTCCCCATTTGACAGCATTCCTGATTCAGAGCTGCTTGTGTCTCCTCGCGAGAGTTCCTCTGTGAGTATGAGAGGGTGGGATGTGGCTAGTACAGAGGTCACAGCCACATCTGTAAGCCTCTTCATATAACTCTGCACAAACTGATTTGgggtttctcttctttttagCTCCACAAGCTACTCACTCTTTCTCGGACACCCCCAGAACATGACCTAATCACTCCAGTTGACCACTTGGGGCCTAGCACAGGCAGTAGTAGGATGAGTGGGGTAAGCCCGATCTGGGGACCTTCGTGAACTCACGGTTTGGGGAGGACATAGGGACAGTCTGGAAAGCATGTCTTGAGGAATGCCTTTTGAGCCTGCTCTTCTCTCCTGCAGGTAGAGATGTCCCTTGCAGATTCTCCTTGGGACttttctccacctcctttcttggAAACTTCTTCCCCTAAGCTACCTAGCTGGAGACCCTCAAGACCAAGACCTCGATGGGGTCAGTCCCCTGTCCCACAGCAGCGCAGtgatggagaagaggaggaggaggttgcCAGCTTCAGTAGTCAGATGCTTGCTGGAGAACTGGACAACTCTGTGAACAGCTTGGACTTCCCCATGCACCTGGCATGCCCAGAGGAAGAAGACAAGCCAACAGCAGCAGAGGTGGCAGTGTCAGCACCTGCTGATGAGAGCATCTCCTCCCTGAGTGAGCTGGTACGCGCCATGCATCCCTACTGCTTGCCCAACCTCACACACTTGGCATCACTTGAGGATGAGCTTCAGGAACAGGTGGATGATTTGACAGCTCCTGAGGgttgtgtggtgctggagatagTGGGCCAGGCAGCCACAGCTGGTGATGACCTGGAGATCCCGGTTGTTGTGCGCCAGATTCCTTCTGGATCCCAGTCTCTGCTCTTGGATGAGTCTGCAGGGGCCAGTCCTGCCTTGCAGCTACTCATGCCCACCATGGAGGCCAGGATGGAAGCAGCTGTGCCTAAGGTTGTCCCTTGCCCTGATCAAGAAGAATTATCATTGAACTCTGCCTGCTTATTGGAGCCCAGGGAAATCATGGAGTCATTGGCACCCAAGGAGCTTCAGAACCTACCTGCCAGTGCAATTCAGGGTTCTCAGAGAGTTCCCAGAAAGGGcaggaagaagagcaaggaaCAGTCAGCAGCCTGTTTGGAAGGTTATACCAGGAGACTGAGATCATCTTCTCGTGGACAGACCACTGTGGCTACAGAGGTGAACTCTCAGGCGGGTAACTTACAGAAACAGCCTCAGGAAGAATTGCAGAGAGAGGCTGGAGCTCCTCAGAGCAGGGGGAAGCCACGGGCCTGGGCTCGGGCATGGGCAGCTGCCTTGGAGAAGCCTGAGTCTGAGAACTTAGAGAGAAGTGCAGGACAGGATAGCCCTGCTGAAGAAGATGTCCTTGACCTCTGCCCTAAGCTGGTTGATACTAGCCAAGCTGACCCCATGCCAGTTGACTCTGTTGAAGCTGGTGCAGCTGCAGTTACGCATGCTATAGCTGACTGTATACCTGTTGACCAGGCTTCAGCTAGTACAGAACTGATTGGTCCTCTCCCGGTAGGCCCAATGCTGACTGACAGGACAGGAATTAAACCTGCAGTGTCTATTCCCACTTCAGATAACTTGTCTCCAGCTGGTGCTGTCCCAGCTAACACAGTGACAGTTGACTCTGTTCCACATGACCTGGCTCCAGTAGACCCTGTGCTAGTTAAGCACAGACCAACCGACCCTAGAcgtgctgcagcagcagcagctcagggGACTCGTCTTTCCCTAGATTCCTCAGCCCACCCCAAGGTTGCAGGTCCTCTGAAGGTGGAAGGTAGCACCAGCGCTACAACCCAGGAAGCCAGACCTCGACCTCTCAGCCTGTCTGAGTACCGCCAGCGAAGGCAGCAAAGacaaacagaagcagaaggcagGAATTCTCAGCCCCCCGCTGGCAAGTGGCCTAGTCTCCCAGAGACCCCCACAGGGCTGGCCGATATCCCTTGTCTTGTTCCACCAGCCCCAGCCAAGAAGACAGCTCCACAGAGAAGCTCTGTACCAGAGACTTGTTTTGTGTCTGTGGGTACCAACCCTGCTTCCCCTACTCCTGAGCCTTCTGCAAGCAAACCTATGGTTTCCGTTCACTCGGAACAGGTGCCGTCTCATGAGATGCCACTTCCAGTTAGACCACCCCATCCTACCTTGCAGTCTGTGTCTCCTGCTGGGCCCATCCCTTCCACAGTGCCCACTCCTTTGCCTTTCCCTCCAGGCATACCTcctttgcttcctcttccttcaaGTGGCCATGGAGTCCCTAGTTTGCCCCCACCTCCCTTGCAACCACCTGGACTTCCAGTGTCCAGGAGACAAATACCACCTGATCCCTATACTCATTATGCCCCTGTGCCACCCTGGCCTTGTTATCCCTCTGTGTCCCCTTCTGGCTATCCTTGTCTGCCCCCACAACCAACGGTGCCCATGGTGTCTGGTACTCCTGGTACCTATGCTGTACCCCCAACTTGCAATGTGCCTTGGGTACCCACTCCTGCTCCAGTTTCACCTTACAGCTCCAGCTGTGCCTATGGGCACATGGGCTGGGGCCCGGGGCCTCAACAGCCTCCATTCTGGTCTACTGTTTCTCCACCTCCTTTGTCTTCAGCGTCTACAGGAAGAGCTGTTCCCCCATCCAATGTGGAACCTAGTAGTAATCCAGCTGGTTCTCCTGAAGATGAACTTCCTGTGCCAGTGACTCCTTCCCTAAGTTCTGGGCCAGGCAGCCCCATAGCTCCACCAGTCGAGCCTACGAAACTGGAGGTTCAGCCAGTGCCTGTGTCTCCCCAGCCAAAACACAAAGTGTCTACCCTGGTACAAAGTCTCCAGGTCAAGACTTCACCATGTCTATCTACTGAGTGTGTAGCTGTTGGGGAGTCTGCATCAGAGAGGCTAAAGCCTGAGGCTCAGGAGAACAGAGCCAAGGAAAAGCCCCTCTCTGCAACTGTCAAGGCTGGTCCCATACCAAGGCAGAGTACTGCTCCAAAGCTGCCTGCTGTCCATCCAGCCCGACTAAGAAAACTGTCCTTCCTGCCTACTCCACGTTCTCAGGGGTCTGAGGACGTGGTACAGGCATTCATCAGTGAGATTGGTGAGTGACAGAATGCAGTTGGTATGAGAAAGGTACAGGGGCTGTCTACAAGTGTTCACCAGCCAGAAGGAATGCCTTCCACGAGGCTGCCTTTTATTGGATTTCTTTGGGAGTGTTCTGAGATACGGAGCTCTAGTTATATTGGAATTCTTGCTGTGTGCTGCTCCCTTGGTTCATTTACTTTGGACAGGGAGGCATGGAAAGGGACGACTGGGACTTCTAGGACCTGTGAACTCAGTTGATCAGGCTGGATCCTAATCCTCTTGTATTCCTTCACAGGAATTGAAGCTTCAGACCTGTCCAGTCTGTTGGAGCAGTTTGAGAAATCAGAAGGTGAGGGCACCTAGGTCGTTTAGtttccacttatttttttttttaacgcttCCTTTTGGTTTAGTCTTGTAGTAGCTTAAACTGAGATAGGGAAAGAGTAGGggcggctgggcggtggtggcgcacgcctttaatcccagcactcgggaggcagaggcaggcggatctctgtgagttcaaggtcagcctggtctacaagagctagtgccaggacaggctccaaagctacagagaaaccctgtctccaaaaaaaaaaaaagagagaaagagtagggGCAATCTCAACCACCAGGAGAGCCTCCTCATTGGCACAGGGAGGCAGCATTTCCCCTGGGAGAGTAATCTAACCTAGGGACATGGTAGGATAGCATAAGTAATTGAAAGagtaaatatggagagagtgttGGAAGGTTGGGATTggatggggattttttttctagagggAGACAGCTCTTTGGTTGAGCTTTGAGAGGTCGGATCTCATACATGGTatataaggcagaaggaggtAAAGGATGGTTCGTATAAGATGCTTTTGGAATGAAGAGCTTGATTTTCTGAAGCTAGGTACTGTGGAGATTACTGATTGTCTTCTAGAGGAGCTCATGGTAGAATTGGGGAAAGAATCTGCACATATAATTTGAGTTGATAACATATCTGTAGGTTATAAACAGAACAGCGTGACAGGTAGGCTCTGTGTTAGAGATGGAGCTTCGTGGGAGAACCTATGCGTAGCCTGTGCATGGTTTTGGATTTATTTGCTAGACAGTCTAGTATCAAGTGTGGTgtgtgcctttgatcccagcactgggaagcagatctctgagctcaaggccagcctggtttatgtggGGAGTTCTAGGCCTGttgggctccatagtgagaccctattccTGTTTATGGCTAGGACATTAGGTAGGTAGATCATGTTGAACCTTGACTACTAGGCTCATCAGTTTGGACTCTGACTCAGAATCAGTGgggaatgggtgtttctgagcAGAAGAGAAATAACTAAATGTCATTATCTAAATAGCACTGGAGGAACTGGATCTGAGCTTAGCGGGGCTATGTAGGCAAGGCTGGCTTCTTCCTCTGGGTATCAGAATGCACTTCTATGCCACCTCAGTTTGGAACATCTGGTTGGGCTTTTAACTAATATGATTTCTTTACAGCCAAAAAGGAGTGTCCTCTCCCGGCTCCTGCTGACAGCCTGGCTGTAGGAAACTCAGGGTGAGTATGGAGATGTGAGCGAGTTACCCTACAGCTGTTGGTCAGCAGCCGGCAGCACTCCAGGACTCCAGCTGGACACTTGTGGCAGAGATGTCCCATCGACTCTAGTTCTTCCCCATTTCTGTCCCCTGCTCTTTTACCACCAGACTCTGTCTTGGGTGATGAGGTTGGGGAGGGTATGTACTACCAGGAATTCTAAATGCCTTGGCGATGCCTCTTACAATTTGTAATTTGGCAAATTATGTCTTCTGGATTTCTTCCCCTCTGTTGTCAGGCTTTGGGCTTGTTCAGTGCTGGTGATGGGGTCACTTAAAGTAGTGTGGGGGGGATTTCTGGGGCTTCCCCTAATTCCCTGAAGGACACAGGCACCTGAACCTCTTTACTTCCTGGTATTCTAAGAATGAAAGGTGTCATTTTTCACATTCCACACTGATTTCAGTTAGAGTTTTTAGAGTTTTGTAGGCAAGCCTCCTCATTGAAGCTCCTAGCCAGTCTGCCTCCCCAGATTTGGCAGAACTGAATAGGCCCAGTCTACAGCATGGTCATTATGGCCCTTTTGTGCTA contains these protein-coding regions:
- the Pprc1 gene encoding peroxisome proliferator-activated receptor gamma coactivator-related protein 1 isoform X1, with protein sequence MAARRGRRDRVAPPPTGGPGPDPGGGVRGGGWTSWSQAPYGTVGTVSAAEQVHEEGDDSSFVSLSRLGPSLRDKDLEMEELILQDETLLGTMQSYMDASLISLIEDFGSLGESRLSLEDQNEMSLLTALTEILDNADSENLSPFDSIPDSELLVSPRESSSLHKLLTLSRTPPEHDLITPVDHLGPSTGSSRMSGVEMSLADSPWDFSPPPFLETSSPKLPSWRPSRPRPRWGQSPVPQQRSDGEEEEEVASFSSQMLAGELDNSVNSLDFPMHLACPEEEDKPTAAEVAVSAPADESISSLSELVRAMHPYCLPNLTHLASLEDELQEQVDDLTAPEGCVVLEIVGQAATAGDDLEIPVVVRQIPSGSQSLLLDESAGASPALQLLMPTMEARMEAAVPKVVPCPDQEELSLNSACLLEPREIMESLAPKELQNLPASAIQGSQRVPRKGRKKSKEQSAACLEGYTRRLRSSSRGQTTVATEVNSQAGNLQKQPQEELQREAGAPQSRGKPRAWARAWAAALEKPESENLERSAGQDSPAEEDVLDLCPKLVDTSQADPMPVDSVEAGAAAVTHAIADCIPVDQASASTELIGPLPVGPMLTDRTGIKPAVSIPTSDNLSPAGAVPANTVTVDSVPHDLAPVDPVLVKHRPTDPRRAAAAAAQGTRLSLDSSAHPKVAGPLKVEGSTSATTQEARPRPLSLSEYRQRRQQRQTEAEGRNSQPPAGKWPSLPETPTGLADIPCLVPPAPAKKTAPQRSSVPETCFVSVGTNPASPTPEPSASKPMVSVHSEQVPSHEMPLPVRPPHPTLQSVSPAGPIPSTVPTPLPFPPGIPPLLPLPSSGHGVPSLPPPPLQPPGLPVSRRQIPPDPYTHYAPVPPWPCYPSVSPSGYPCLPPQPTVPMVSGTPGTYAVPPTCNVPWVPTPAPVSPYSSSCAYGHMGWGPGPQQPPFWSTVSPPPLSSASTGRAVPPSNVEPSSNPAGSPEDELPVPVTPSLSSGPGSPIAPPVEPTKLEVQPVPVSPQPKHKVSTLVQSLQVKTSPCLSTECVAVGESASERLKPEAQENRAKEKPLSATVKAGPIPRQSTAPKLPAVHPARLRKLSFLPTPRSQGSEDVVQAFISEIGIEASDLSSLLEQFEKSEAKKECPLPAPADSLAVGNSGSIDTPQEKRPLDRLQAPELANVAGLTPPATPPHQLWKPLAAVSLLAKSPKSTAQEGTLKPEGVTEAKHPAAACLQERVHGPSPVHVGSGDHDYCVRSRTPPKKMPTLVIPEVGSRWNVKRHQDITIKPVLSLGPAAPLLPCTTSQEPLDHRTSNEQAEPSAPCLAPSTLLSPEASPCRKDMNTRTPSEPPGKQRSMRCYRKACRSVSPPGRGWQGRRGRSSRSVSSGSNRTSEASSSSSVSSSSRSRSRSLSPPHKRWRRSSCSSSGRSRRCSSSSSSSSSSSSSSSSRSRSPSLSPRRSDRRRRYSSYRSNDHYQRQRVLQKERAIEERRVVFIGKIPGRMTRSELKQRFSVFGEIEECTIHFRVQGDNYGFVTYRYAEEAFAAIESGHKLRQADEQPFDLCFGGRRQFCKRSYSDLDSNREDFDPAPVKSKFDSLDFDTLLKQAQKNLRR
- the Pprc1 gene encoding peroxisome proliferator-activated receptor gamma coactivator-related protein 1 isoform X5 produces the protein MAARRGRRDRVAPPPTGGPGPDPGGGVRGGGWTSWSQAPYGTVGTVSAAEQVHEEGDDSSFVSLSRLGPSLRDKDLEMEELILQDETLLGTMQSYMDASLISLIEDFGSLGESRLSLEDQNEMSLLTALTEILDNADSENLSPFDSIPDSELLVSPRESSSLHKLLTLSRTPPEHDLITPVDHLGPSTGSSRMSGVEMSLADSPWDFSPPPFLETSSPKLPSWRPSRPRPRWGQSPVPQQRSDGEEEEEVASFSSQMLAGELDNSVNSLDFPMHLACPEEEDKPTAAEVAVSAPADESISSLSELVRAMHPYCLPNLTHLASLEDELQEQVDDLTAPEGCVVLEIVGQAATAGDDLEIPVVVRQIPSGSQSLLLDESAGASPALQLLMPTMEARMEAAVPKVVPCPDQEELSLNSACLLEPREIMESLAPKELQNLPASAIQGSQRVPRKGRKKSKEQSAACLEGYTRRLRSSSRGQTTVATEVNSQAGNLQKQPQEELQREAGAPQSRGKPRAWARAWAAALEKPESENLERSAGQDSPAEEDVLDLCPKLVDTSQADPMPVDSVEAGAAAVTHAIADCIPVDQASASTELIGPLPVGPMLTDRTGIKPAVSIPTSDNLSPAGAVPANTVTVDSVPHDLAPVDPVLVKHRPTDPRRAAAAAAQGTRLSLDSSAHPKVAGPLKVEGSTSATTQEARPRPLSLSEYRQRRQQRQTEAEGRNSQPPAGKWPSLPETPTGLADIPCLVPPAPAKKTAPQRSSVPETCFVSVGTNPASPTPEPSASKPMVSVHSEQVPSHEMPLPVRPPHPTLQSVSPAGPIPSTVPTPLPFPPGIPPLLPLPSSGHGVPSLPPPPLQPPGLPVSRRQIPPDPYTHYAPVPPWPCYPSVSPSGYPCLPPQPTVPMVSGTPGTYAVPPTCNVPWVPTPAPVSPYSSSCAYGHMGWGPGPQQPPFWSTVSPPPLSSASTGRAVPPSNVEPSSNPAGSPEDELPVPVTPSLSSGPGSPIAPPVEPTKLEVQPVPVSPQPKHKVSTLVQSLQVKTSPCLSTECVAVGESASERLKPEAQENRAKEKPLSATVKAGPIPRQSTAPKLPAVHPARLRKLSFLPTPRSQGSEDVVQAFISEIGIEASDLSSLLEQFEKSEAKKECPLPAPADSLAVGNSGSSCSSSGRSRRCSSSSSSSSSSSSSSSSRSRSPSLSPRRSDRRRRYSSYRSNDHYQRQRVLQKERAIEERRVVFIGKIPGRMTRSELKQRFSVFGEIEECTIHFRVQGDNYGFVTYRYAEEAFAAIESGHKLRQADEQPFDLCFGGRRQFCKRSYSDLDSNREDFDPAPVKSKFDSLDFDTLLKQAQKNLRR